A window from Pseudomonas alloputida encodes these proteins:
- a CDS encoding bestrophin family protein, with amino-acid sequence MKDVIARKYRLVVKTIGYIGWSLFWLLIWDVLVTIDFMLFLNSKFTLPLIPLTLLGSALVVLVSFRNSSAYSRWWEARTLWGALVNSSRSFARQTLTLIDDPDDGLNPVKATLLRRHIAYVNCLAAHLKGESCPEELMAFIPPAEFERRNRSNNFANDILGGSAALLAREYQAGRLDSIRLARLESTLVDLSNAQGGMERIANTPLPYPYVYFPRLFITLFCLIVPVGLVESLGWFTPLASTVVGFMLLAIERIGTDLQSPFRFSEHQIQMDTICETIERNLESMQREAQCAEAVDA; translated from the coding sequence GTGAAAGACGTCATCGCCCGCAAGTACCGCCTGGTGGTGAAGACCATCGGCTATATCGGCTGGTCGCTGTTCTGGCTGCTGATCTGGGATGTGCTGGTCACCATCGATTTCATGCTGTTCTTGAACAGCAAGTTCACCCTGCCACTGATCCCGCTGACCCTGCTGGGCTCAGCGCTGGTGGTGCTGGTGAGTTTTCGCAACAGCAGCGCCTACAGCCGCTGGTGGGAGGCTCGCACCCTGTGGGGCGCGCTGGTGAACAGTTCGCGCAGCTTCGCCCGGCAGACGCTGACGCTGATCGATGACCCGGATGACGGCCTGAACCCGGTCAAGGCCACCCTGCTGCGCCGGCATATCGCCTATGTGAACTGCCTGGCGGCGCACTTGAAAGGCGAAAGCTGCCCGGAGGAGCTGATGGCCTTCATCCCCCCGGCGGAGTTCGAACGGCGCAACCGCTCGAACAATTTCGCCAATGACATTCTCGGCGGCTCGGCAGCCTTGCTGGCGCGGGAATACCAGGCCGGGCGGCTGGACAGCATTCGTCTGGCGCGGCTGGAGTCGACGCTGGTAGACCTGTCTAACGCCCAGGGCGGCATGGAGCGGATTGCCAATACGCCATTGCCCTACCCCTATGTGTATTTCCCACGGCTGTTCATCACCCTGTTCTGCCTGATCGTGCCGGTGGGGCTTGTGGAGTCGTTGGGCTGGTTCACGCCGCTGGCGTCGACGGTGGTAGGGTTCATGTTGCTGGCCATCGAGCGGATCGGCACGGACTTGCAGAGCCCGTTCAGGTTCAGCGAGCATCAGATCCAGATGGATACCATATGCGAGACGATCGAGCGCAACCTGGAGTCGATGCAGCGGGAGGCGCAGTGTGCCGAGGCTGTAGACGCCTGA
- a CDS encoding addiction module antidote protein translates to MSEKLIPFDMAALLSSDEAISEYLSQVLSDGDTEEIIRALGHIARARGMTHIATESGLGRESLYKALSPGAKPRFDTVLRVIRALGVDLLVQPHAMTR, encoded by the coding sequence ATGAGCGAAAAATTGATCCCGTTTGATATGGCAGCCTTGTTGAGCAGCGATGAGGCAATCAGTGAATACCTTAGCCAAGTGCTATCAGATGGCGATACCGAGGAAATCATTCGAGCACTTGGCCATATCGCTCGTGCACGGGGCATGACACATATTGCTACGGAGAGTGGGCTGGGTAGAGAAAGCCTGTACAAGGCGCTGAGCCCTGGCGCGAAGCCTCGTTTTGACACTGTATTGAGGGTCATTCGTGCTCTGGGGGTGGACCTTCTCGTTCAGCCACATGCAATGACCCGCTGA
- a CDS encoding GNAT family N-acetyltransferase yields MHLTHRPIRPEDIPVICSFPQSPDELFYMFPKATYPLTPNQLSDAIAQRSGSTIVEGDGAVLAFANFYKAENGGLCALGNVVVAPGARGLGVARYLVTAMIDLARQQYSAREVWVSCFNHNTAGLLLYPQLGFMPFGIEERQAWDGTRVALVQMKQILT; encoded by the coding sequence ATGCACCTGACCCACCGCCCCATCCGGCCAGAAGACATCCCCGTTATCTGCAGCTTCCCGCAGAGCCCGGACGAACTGTTCTACATGTTCCCCAAAGCCACCTACCCCCTCACCCCCAACCAGCTGAGCGACGCCATAGCCCAACGCAGCGGCTCCACGATAGTGGAAGGTGACGGCGCTGTCCTGGCCTTCGCCAATTTCTACAAAGCCGAAAATGGCGGCCTATGTGCCCTGGGCAACGTAGTGGTGGCCCCCGGCGCCCGCGGCCTTGGTGTAGCGCGTTATCTGGTAACGGCCATGATCGACCTCGCCCGCCAGCAGTACAGCGCCCGGGAGGTCTGGGTGTCATGCTTCAATCACAACACCGCCGGCCTGCTGCTTTATCCACAACTGGGTTTCATGCCGTTCGGCATCGAGGAGCGGCAGGCGTGGGATGGCACGCGGGTAGCGTTGGTGCAGATGAAGCAAATACTGACTTAA
- a CDS encoding trypsin-like peptidase domain-containing protein, with protein MLLSGCNGVPTSYVSDPVYSQAFVVTSGAPLPMLLMASAIQWNEDYAVTAKHTPFLRNVVHEGLGDVVFFKHKASSVPHWRQYVPGEAVTAVGFNSFMMPMQGKGHALSSLVRLEGTPGSVFYSVHDGPITKGMSGGPVFADDGKVVGINVAIIPTDEINAGKRPDLVGKDRISVFMSFSEIDKEWRRYQYLLAHKAKPKAPAAVKGYVAVAAKP; from the coding sequence ATGCTGCTCAGTGGGTGCAATGGAGTGCCAACGTCGTACGTTTCAGATCCCGTCTACAGTCAGGCTTTCGTGGTCACTTCTGGTGCCCCTCTGCCGATGTTGCTGATGGCCAGCGCCATCCAGTGGAACGAGGATTACGCTGTAACCGCCAAACACACCCCCTTCCTGCGCAACGTGGTCCACGAGGGCCTCGGTGACGTAGTGTTCTTCAAGCACAAAGCCAGCAGCGTGCCGCACTGGCGCCAGTACGTGCCTGGGGAAGCCGTGACGGCGGTGGGCTTCAACAGTTTCATGATGCCGATGCAGGGCAAGGGCCATGCCCTGTCGTCGCTGGTACGGCTTGAAGGTACGCCTGGCAGTGTTTTCTACTCGGTGCATGACGGCCCGATCACCAAAGGCATGTCGGGTGGGCCTGTGTTTGCCGATGACGGCAAGGTGGTGGGCATCAACGTGGCCATCATTCCTACCGACGAGATCAATGCGGGCAAGCGCCCGGACCTGGTCGGCAAGGACCGTATCAGCGTGTTCATGTCGTTCAGCGAAATCGACAAGGAATGGCGACGCTATCAGTACCTGCTGGCGCACAAGGCCAAGCCCAAGGCACCGGCTGCGGTCAAAGGCTACGTGGCGGTGGCCGCCAAACCGTGA
- the queA gene encoding tRNA preQ1(34) S-adenosylmethionine ribosyltransferase-isomerase QueA, whose product MRVADFSFELPDSLIARHPLAERHGSRLLVLDGPTGALAHRQFPDLLDYLRPGDLMVFNNTRVIPARLFGQKASGGKLEVLVERVLDSHRVLAHVRASKAPKVGAVILIDGGGEAEMVARHDTLFELRFTEEVLPLLDRVGHMPLPPYIDRPDEGADRERYQTVYAQRAGAVAAPTAGLHFDEALLEKIADKGVERAFVTLHVGAGTFQPVRVDKIEDHHMHKEWLEVGQDVVDAIEACRARGGRVIAVGTTSVRSLESAARDGVLKAFSGDTDIFIYPGRPFHVVDCLVTNFHLPESTLLMLVSAFAGYPETMAAYAAAVEHGYRFFSYGDAMFITRNPAPRGPEDQA is encoded by the coding sequence ATGCGCGTCGCCGATTTTTCCTTCGAACTCCCTGATTCCCTGATCGCCCGCCACCCGTTGGCCGAGCGCCATGGCAGCCGTCTGCTGGTGCTCGATGGGCCTACCGGCGCGCTGGCGCACCGGCAATTCCCCGACTTGCTCGACTATCTGCGCCCCGGCGACTTGATGGTGTTCAACAACACCCGAGTGATCCCGGCGCGGTTGTTCGGCCAGAAAGCCTCCGGCGGCAAGCTAGAGGTACTGGTCGAACGCGTGCTCGACAGCCACCGGGTGCTGGCCCATGTGCGCGCCAGCAAGGCGCCCAAGGTAGGCGCGGTCATCCTCATCGATGGCGGTGGCGAGGCCGAAATGGTCGCGCGCCATGACACGCTGTTCGAACTTCGCTTCACCGAAGAGGTGCTGCCGTTGCTCGACCGTGTCGGCCACATGCCGCTGCCGCCCTATATCGACCGCCCGGACGAGGGCGCCGACCGTGAGCGCTACCAGACTGTGTACGCCCAGCGCGCCGGCGCGGTTGCCGCGCCTACCGCAGGCCTGCACTTCGACGAGGCGCTGCTGGAAAAGATCGCCGACAAGGGCGTCGAGCGCGCCTTCGTCACCCTGCATGTGGGCGCCGGCACCTTCCAGCCGGTGCGGGTCGACAAGATCGAAGACCACCACATGCATAAAGAGTGGCTCGAAGTGGGCCAGGATGTGGTCGATGCCATCGAGGCCTGCCGGGCCCGTGGTGGTCGGGTGATCGCGGTTGGCACCACCAGTGTGCGTTCGCTGGAAAGCGCCGCGCGTGATGGCGTGCTCAAGGCCTTCAGTGGCGACACCGACATCTTCATCTACCCGGGCCGGCCGTTCCATGTGGTCGACTGCCTGGTCACCAACTTCCATCTGCCGGAGTCCACGCTGCTGATGCTGGTCTCGGCTTTCGCCGGCTACCCCGAGACCATGGCTGCCTACGCAGCGGCGGTCGAGCACGGGTACCGCTTCTTCAGTTACGGTGATGCCATGTTCATCACCCGCAATCCGGCGCCACGCGGGCCCGAGGATCAAGCATGA
- the tgt gene encoding tRNA guanosine(34) transglycosylase Tgt, whose product MSFELLATDGKARRGRITFPRGTVETPAFMPVGTYGTVKGMLPRDIEAIGAEMILGNTFHLWLRPGTEVIKKHNGLHDFMQWKGPILTDSGGFQVFSLGAMRKIKEEGVTFASPVDGSKVFMGPEESMQVQRDLGSDVVMIFDECTPYPAEHDVARTSMELSLRWAQRSKNAHADNTAALFGIVQGGMYQDLRMRSLEGLENIGFDGLAIGGLSVGEPKHEMIKVLDYLPDQMPADKPRYLMGVGKPEDLVEGVRRGVDMFDCVMPTRNARNGHLFVDTGVIKIRNAFHRHDESPLDPTCDCYTCTNFSRAYLHHLDKCGEMLSSMLNTIHNLRHYQRLMAGLREAIQQGKLAAFVDAFYAKRGLPVPPLD is encoded by the coding sequence ATGTCCTTCGAACTGCTGGCCACCGACGGCAAGGCCCGTCGGGGTCGCATCACCTTCCCACGTGGCACCGTGGAAACCCCGGCATTCATGCCGGTGGGGACCTATGGCACGGTCAAGGGCATGCTGCCACGCGACATCGAGGCCATCGGCGCCGAGATGATCCTCGGCAACACCTTCCACCTGTGGCTGCGTCCGGGCACCGAGGTGATCAAGAAGCACAACGGCCTGCACGATTTCATGCAGTGGAAAGGCCCGATCCTCACCGACTCCGGTGGTTTCCAGGTATTCAGCCTGGGTGCCATGCGCAAGATCAAGGAAGAGGGCGTGACCTTCGCTTCGCCGGTCGATGGTTCCAAGGTGTTCATGGGCCCGGAAGAGTCGATGCAGGTTCAGCGTGACCTGGGCTCGGACGTGGTAATGATCTTCGACGAGTGCACCCCGTACCCGGCCGAGCACGATGTGGCACGCACCTCCATGGAGCTGTCGCTGCGCTGGGCCCAGCGCTCGAAGAACGCCCATGCCGACAACACCGCAGCGCTGTTCGGCATTGTCCAGGGCGGCATGTACCAGGACCTGCGCATGCGCTCGCTGGAAGGCCTGGAAAACATCGGTTTCGACGGCCTGGCCATTGGCGGCCTGTCGGTGGGCGAGCCCAAGCACGAAATGATCAAGGTGCTGGATTATCTGCCGGACCAGATGCCTGCTGACAAACCTCGTTACCTTATGGGGGTAGGCAAACCGGAAGATCTCGTTGAGGGTGTGCGCCGCGGCGTCGACATGTTCGACTGCGTGATGCCGACGCGTAACGCGCGCAACGGTCATCTGTTCGTTGATACAGGGGTGATCAAGATCCGCAATGCGTTCCATCGTCACGATGAATCGCCGCTGGATCCGACCTGTGACTGCTATACCTGCACCAACTTCTCGCGCGCCTATCTCCATCATCTGGACAAATGCGGCGAAATGCTGAGCAGCATGCTGAATACCATCCACAACTTGCGCCATTATCAGCGCTTGATGGCCGGTTTACGCGAGGCTATTCAACAGGGTAAATTGGCCGCCTTTGTCGACGCCTTCTACGCCAAGCGCGGGCTTCCTGTACCGCCCTTGGACTGA
- the yajC gene encoding preprotein translocase subunit YajC, translating into MSFFIPAAYADAAAPAAGPAGTGFEWIFLVGFLVIFYLMIWRPQAKRAKEQKNLLSNLQKGDEVVTNGGIAGKIVKVSDDFVVLEVSDTVELKFQKGAIAATLPKGTLKAI; encoded by the coding sequence ATGAGCTTCTTCATCCCCGCCGCATACGCGGACGCTGCAGCACCTGCCGCTGGCCCAGCCGGTACCGGCTTCGAGTGGATTTTCCTGGTCGGTTTCCTGGTCATCTTCTACCTGATGATCTGGCGCCCGCAGGCCAAGCGCGCGAAAGAGCAGAAGAACCTGCTGAGCAACTTGCAGAAAGGTGACGAAGTTGTCACCAACGGCGGCATCGCCGGCAAGATCGTCAAGGTTTCCGATGACTTCGTGGTGCTGGAAGTGTCCGACACTGTCGAGCTGAAGTTCCAGAAGGGTGCCATTGCTGCGACCCTGCCAAAAGGTACGCTCAAGGCTATCTGA
- the secD gene encoding protein translocase subunit SecD, with the protein MLNKYPLWKYALIVLVLVVGFIYSAPNLYPDDPAVQISGASSALQVNQADLDRVSKALVDAKIAVKGASLGEKGSGLIRLTNQEDQLPAKDVVRKALGDDYVVALNLAQTTPQWLRNLGASPMKLGLDLSGGVHFLLEVDMDKAMTARMKVYEGEVKTLLRKERVRYRSLPQQDGGIMLGFADDATREQARALIRKNFNDFDLTTTDRNELAVLRLALTQAKVAEIREYSIKQNLTTVRNRVNELGVAEPLVQRQGANRIVVELPGVQDTAEAKRILGKTANLEFRFGAEPGASKATTEVFEFREGGRSAAVERGLIITGDQVTDAQASFDEHGRPQVNIRLDGHGGELMSRATRSNVGRSMAVIFIEQKPVTRYVKQAVGGVEKDVAVQSFVEEKKIISLATIQSPLGSQFRITGLNGQGESSELALLLRAGGLAAPMYFAEERTIGPSLGADNITKGIDASLWGMLFVSLFIIAIYRAFGVLATIALAGNMVLLLALMSLLGATLTLPGIAGIVLTMGMAVDANVLIFSRIREEIAAGMSVQRAIHEGFNRAYSAIVDANLTTLLVGGILFAMGTGPVKGFAVTMSLGIFTSMFTAVMVTRALVNLTCGGRDIKKLWV; encoded by the coding sequence ATGCTGAACAAATATCCTCTGTGGAAATATGCACTGATCGTGCTGGTACTGGTGGTCGGTTTCATTTATTCCGCTCCCAACCTCTACCCGGATGACCCGGCGGTACAGATCAGCGGTGCCAGCTCGGCGCTGCAGGTGAATCAGGCCGACCTTGATCGCGTCAGCAAGGCGCTGGTCGATGCCAAGATCGCTGTCAAGGGCGCAAGCCTGGGTGAAAAGGGCAGCGGGCTGATCCGCCTGACCAATCAGGAAGACCAGCTGCCAGCCAAGGATGTAGTGCGCAAGGCACTGGGCGATGATTACGTCGTGGCCCTGAACCTGGCCCAGACTACCCCGCAATGGCTGCGCAACCTGGGCGCAAGCCCGATGAAACTGGGCCTGGACCTGTCCGGTGGTGTGCACTTCCTGCTGGAAGTGGACATGGACAAGGCCATGACTGCCCGCATGAAAGTCTACGAAGGCGAGGTCAAGACCTTGCTGCGCAAAGAGCGCGTCCGCTACCGCAGCCTGCCTCAGCAGGATGGCGGCATCATGCTGGGCTTCGCTGACGATGCCACCCGCGAACAGGCACGTGCCCTGATCCGCAAGAATTTCAATGATTTCGACCTGACCACCACCGATCGCAACGAGCTTGCGGTGCTGCGTCTGGCGCTGACCCAGGCGAAAGTCGCCGAGATCCGCGAATACTCGATCAAGCAGAACCTCACCACCGTGCGCAACCGCGTGAACGAGCTGGGTGTGGCAGAGCCTCTGGTACAGCGCCAGGGCGCCAACCGTATCGTGGTCGAGCTGCCAGGCGTGCAGGACACTGCCGAAGCCAAGCGTATCCTTGGTAAAACGGCCAACCTGGAGTTCCGCTTCGGTGCCGAACCGGGTGCATCCAAGGCCACTACCGAGGTGTTCGAGTTCCGTGAGGGCGGCCGCTCCGCCGCAGTCGAGCGGGGCCTGATCATCACGGGTGACCAGGTTACCGACGCCCAGGCCAGCTTCGACGAGCATGGCCGCCCGCAGGTGAACATTCGCCTGGATGGCCACGGTGGCGAGCTGATGAGCCGTGCTACCCGTAGCAACGTCGGCCGTAGCATGGCGGTGATCTTCATCGAGCAGAAGCCGGTTACCCGCTACGTCAAGCAAGCCGTCGGCGGCGTCGAGAAGGACGTTGCCGTGCAAAGCTTCGTCGAAGAGAAAAAAATCATCAGCCTGGCGACCATCCAGTCGCCGCTTGGTAGCCAGTTCCGCATCACCGGCTTGAATGGCCAGGGCGAATCGTCCGAGCTGGCCCTGCTGCTGCGTGCCGGTGGTCTGGCTGCACCGATGTACTTCGCTGAAGAACGTACCATTGGCCCAAGCCTGGGTGCTGACAACATCACCAAGGGTATCGATGCGTCGCTGTGGGGCATGCTGTTCGTCTCGCTGTTCATCATCGCCATCTACCGCGCCTTCGGTGTGCTGGCCACCATCGCCCTGGCGGGCAACATGGTGCTGCTGCTGGCGTTGATGTCGCTGCTGGGGGCGACCCTGACCCTGCCGGGTATTGCCGGCATCGTGTTGACCATGGGTATGGCGGTGGACGCCAACGTGCTGATCTTCTCGCGTATTCGCGAAGAGATCGCGGCTGGTATGTCGGTGCAGCGCGCCATCCACGAAGGCTTCAATCGCGCCTACTCGGCAATCGTCGACGCCAACCTGACCACCCTGTTGGTCGGCGGCATCCTGTTTGCCATGGGTACCGGCCCGGTCAAAGGCTTTGCGGTCACCATGTCCCTCGGGATTTTCACCTCGATGTTCACCGCCGTCATGGTGACCCGTGCATTGGTCAACCTGACCTGTGGCGGGCGTGACATCAAGAAGCTGTGGGTTTGA
- the secF gene encoding protein translocase subunit SecF: MKTINFMGVRNVAFAVTVLLTVLALFSWWQKGLNFGLDFTGGTLIELTYERPADVKAVRAELVESGFNEAVVQSFGATTDLLVRMPGDDPMLGNKVAEALQKAGGDNPAKVKRVEFVGPQVGEELRDQGGIGMLLALGGILIYLAFRFQWKFAVGAIVSLIHDVVVTLGILSFFQITFDLTVLAAVLAIIGYSLNDTIVVFDRVRENFRVMRKASLIENINVSTTQTLLRTVATSVSTLLAIAALLFFGGDNLFGFSLALFIGVMAGTYSSIYIANVVLIWLNLSSEDLIPPVKAEGVDERP, translated from the coding sequence ATGAAAACCATCAATTTCATGGGTGTGCGCAATGTCGCGTTCGCCGTCACCGTGCTCCTCACCGTGTTGGCGCTGTTCAGCTGGTGGCAAAAGGGCCTGAACTTCGGGCTGGACTTCACCGGGGGTACGCTGATCGAGCTGACCTACGAGCGCCCGGCCGACGTCAAGGCTGTGCGTGCCGAGTTGGTCGAATCCGGCTTCAACGAGGCCGTGGTGCAGAGCTTCGGTGCTACCACTGACCTGCTTGTGCGCATGCCTGGCGACGATCCCATGCTGGGTAACAAGGTAGCTGAAGCCCTGCAGAAGGCTGGAGGTGACAACCCGGCGAAGGTCAAGCGTGTCGAGTTCGTCGGCCCTCAGGTGGGTGAAGAGCTGCGTGACCAGGGTGGCATAGGCATGTTGCTGGCCTTGGGCGGCATCCTCATCTACCTGGCGTTCCGTTTCCAGTGGAAGTTCGCCGTGGGGGCGATCGTTTCGCTGATCCACGACGTGGTGGTAACGCTGGGTATCCTGTCGTTCTTCCAGATCACCTTCGACCTGACGGTGCTGGCGGCGGTGCTGGCGATCATCGGTTACTCGCTGAACGACACCATCGTTGTGTTCGACCGGGTACGTGAAAACTTCCGCGTCATGCGCAAGGCCTCATTGATCGAGAACATCAACGTTTCCACCACCCAGACCCTGCTGCGTACCGTCGCCACTTCGGTTTCGACCTTGCTGGCCATTGCCGCGCTGCTGTTCTTCGGGGGTGACAACCTGTTCGGTTTCTCGTTGGCCCTGTTCATTGGTGTCATGGCCGGTACCTACTCGTCGATCTATATCGCCAACGTGGTACTGATCTGGCTGAACCTGAGCAGCGAGGATCTCATTCCGCCGGTCAAGGCCGAAGGTGTGGACGAACGTCCGTAG
- a CDS encoding glycine zipper 2TM domain-containing protein: MNKSMLVGAVLGAVGVTAGGAVATYSLVNKGPEVAQVTDVQPIKQQVKTPREVCKDVTVTRQAPVKDQHQIAGTVVGALAGGLLGNQIGGGTGKKIATVAGAVGGGYAGNKVQEGMQERDTYTTTQTRCNTVNDISEKVVGYNVTYSIGDQVGKVKMDREPGSTIPLDKNGKLILSEAGQ, from the coding sequence GTGAATAAATCAATGCTGGTGGGTGCGGTGCTGGGTGCTGTCGGTGTAACTGCCGGAGGTGCTGTGGCGACCTACAGCTTGGTGAACAAAGGCCCCGAAGTCGCCCAGGTGACTGACGTGCAGCCGATCAAGCAGCAGGTGAAAACCCCGCGTGAAGTTTGCAAGGACGTGACTGTGACGCGCCAGGCGCCGGTCAAGGATCAACACCAGATTGCCGGTACCGTGGTCGGTGCGTTGGCAGGTGGTCTGTTGGGTAACCAGATTGGTGGCGGTACCGGCAAGAAGATTGCCACGGTGGCCGGTGCGGTCGGTGGTGGTTATGCGGGTAACAAGGTGCAGGAAGGCATGCAGGAGCGTGATACCTACACAACCACGCAAACCCGCTGCAACACGGTCAACGACATCAGTGAGAAGGTGGTGGGCTACAACGTGACCTATTCCATCGGTGATCAGGTAGGCAAGGTGAAGATGGATCGCGAGCCGGGATCGACCATTCCGCTGGACAAGAATGGCAAGCTGATTCTGAGCGAAGCGGGTCAGTGA
- the suhB gene encoding type III secretion system regulator SuhB: protein MQPMLNIALRAARSASELIFRSIERLDSIKVDEKEAKDYVSEVDRAAEQSIVNALRKAYPNHSIQGEETGLHAGSGEEGKDYLWIIDPLDGTTNFLRGIPHFAVSIACKYRGRLEHAVIVDPVRQEEFTASRGRGAQLNGRRLRVSSRTSLEGALLGTGFPFRDGQMADMDNYLGMFRALTGQTAGIRRAGSASLDLAYVAAGRFDAFWESGLSEWDMAAGVLLIQEAGGLVSDFNGGHDFLDKGHIVAGNIKCFKAVLTAIQPHLPESMKR, encoded by the coding sequence ATGCAGCCTATGCTGAATATCGCCCTGCGCGCCGCTCGCAGCGCCAGTGAACTGATTTTCCGCTCCATCGAACGCCTGGATAGCATCAAGGTCGATGAGAAAGAGGCCAAGGACTACGTTTCCGAAGTCGATCGCGCCGCCGAGCAGAGCATCGTCAACGCACTGCGCAAGGCCTACCCGAACCACTCCATCCAGGGCGAGGAAACCGGCCTGCACGCGGGTAGCGGCGAAGAAGGCAAAGATTACCTGTGGATCATCGATCCGCTGGACGGCACCACCAACTTCCTGCGCGGTATCCCGCACTTCGCCGTCAGCATCGCCTGCAAATACCGCGGCCGCCTTGAGCACGCCGTGATCGTCGACCCGGTTCGCCAGGAAGAATTCACCGCCAGCCGTGGCCGTGGCGCCCAACTCAATGGCCGCCGCCTGCGCGTCAGCTCGCGCACAAGCCTGGAAGGCGCCCTGCTGGGCACCGGCTTCCCGTTCCGTGACGGCCAGATGGCGGACATGGACAACTACCTGGGCATGTTCCGCGCCTTGACCGGCCAGACCGCCGGCATCCGCCGCGCCGGCTCCGCCAGCCTGGACCTGGCCTACGTGGCTGCTGGCCGCTTCGACGCCTTCTGGGAGTCGGGCCTGTCCGAATGGGACATGGCAGCGGGCGTACTGCTGATCCAGGAAGCCGGTGGCTTGGTGAGCGACTTCAACGGTGGCCACGACTTCCTCGACAAAGGCCACATCGTTGCAGGCAACATCAAGTGCTTCAAGGCGGTACTGACTGCCATCCAGCCGCACCTGCCAGAAAGCATGAAGCGCTAA
- the trmJ gene encoding tRNA (cytosine(32)/uridine(32)-2'-O)-methyltransferase TrmJ, giving the protein MLQNIRVVLVNTSHPGNIGGAARAMKNMGLSRLVLVQPKEFPAVDASARASGADDVLDNAQVVDSLEQALVGCNLVMGTSARERSIPWPLIGPRECGAKAVEHANGGEEIALVFGREHAGLTNEELQRCHFHVHIPSNPDFSSLNLAAAVQVLSYEVRMAWLAAGEAPGKVEKVDAAELATMDEMELFYDHLEKTLVGIGFLDPEKPKHLMPRLRRLYGRVAVERSEMSILRGILTETQKVVRGEPHKRKD; this is encoded by the coding sequence TTGCTGCAAAATATTCGTGTTGTTCTGGTCAATACCAGCCACCCCGGCAACATCGGCGGCGCTGCACGTGCCATGAAAAACATGGGCTTGTCGCGTCTGGTGCTGGTGCAGCCGAAAGAATTCCCCGCCGTGGATGCCAGTGCCCGTGCTTCGGGCGCCGACGATGTGCTGGATAACGCCCAGGTGGTCGACAGTCTCGAACAGGCGCTGGTCGGCTGTAACCTGGTGATGGGCACCAGCGCCCGCGAGCGCAGCATTCCCTGGCCGTTGATCGGCCCGCGTGAATGCGGTGCCAAGGCGGTGGAGCATGCCAATGGCGGCGAGGAAATCGCCCTGGTGTTCGGGCGCGAGCACGCCGGCCTGACCAACGAAGAACTGCAGCGATGTCATTTCCACGTGCACATTCCCTCCAACCCCGACTTCAGCTCGCTGAACCTGGCGGCTGCCGTGCAGGTGCTCTCCTACGAGGTGCGCATGGCCTGGCTGGCTGCCGGTGAAGCACCGGGCAAAGTCGAGAAGGTTGACGCCGCTGAGCTGGCGACCATGGATGAAATGGAGCTGTTCTACGACCACCTGGAGAAAACCCTGGTGGGCATCGGCTTCCTCGACCCCGAAAAGCCCAAGCACCTGATGCCGCGCCTGCGCCGGCTGTATGGGCGGGTGGCGGTCGAGCGTTCGGAAATGAGCATTTTGCGCGGCATCCTCACCGAGACCCAGAAGGTGGTCCGGGGCGAGCCGCATAAACGGAAGGACTGA